The nucleotide window TTACGCCTTGGTCTTTGCAGGCTTTGTCTTTATTTCGCCATGGATGCTGTCTTTATCGCATCTGCGTGCCGAAGTAGAAGCGCATTATCCGGATGCTGAAAAACACGAAACGGACCTGCTTAGCAGCTTGGATCGTACGGGCGTAGTCTCTCCTCGTTTCTTAGTAGGCACCGCTGCCATGGCCTTGCCTATTTTGATTGCAACAGGACTTTTCTTCTTTGCTTTTCCTCGTGTTGGACTTGGGCTGTTTAGTTTTGGTTACGGGAAAAAACAACGCGTTGCAGGATTTGGCGGCGAGGTTGATCTGGGCGAATTTGGAGCTATTCGGAATGACCCAACCATTGTCGTTCGAGTATTTCCTGGACCGAAAGTACAAGGCATCCGTGCGGAATTACTTCGACTGCGCGGAACTTCATTTGACAACTACGATGGTCGGCGCTGGCGGCGCACCATTCAAAACACTGCCCGAGCACCGCACCGATCGGAGCTCTATCCCATCATAGGCTTTCCAGGCTCCGATGCGCTGTCATTGCGACTTGAAATCGAACCCATCGAAGAAAACGTGCTCTTCATTCCACAAAATACCGTAGCGCTCCGCATCGCTCCTCAAATTCGGCATGGCATTGAAATCTATCGACAAATTTTACGCGGCTCAGGTCTCGAGTTCCGATACCTCAATCGACAAGAGAACGTCGTGAGGTACGAGGCCTTGGTCTCACCGTTGCTCGATGTAGTAGATATCGAGTATTTAGAAGAAGCTGAACGCTGGAAATATCTACAGGTCCCAGAAGGTCATGAGCGTTTAGTCGCGTTTGCAAAAGAGCTGAATAAAACACACTCAAGCGCTCAAGAAAAAAGCAAGGCCATCAAAGAGTATCTCCAAGACTCTCGTAATTTTACTTACGTTGCCGGCGCTGAACAAGACCCCGGCGATAAGCCTTTGGAGTATTTTTTATTTGAAAGCCATCGTGGTCATTGCGAGTATTTCGCAGCGGCACTTGCGATCATGCTTCGCGCGGTCAACGTTCCCACTCGATACGTGACGGGTTTTCTTGGTGGCCGCCGCAACGATTACGGAAATTATATTGCAGTCCGGCAAGGTGATGCGCATAGCTGGGTTGAGGCCTATATCGATAACAAGGGATGGATCTTGCTCGACCCCACGCCCGCAGCCCGAGGCTCAGTCCAGGTTGAATCAGGTATGATGGCGCAATTTAGAGCCATGACGGATGCGCTGCGCGCACGTTGGGCCAATCACATTGTGGCGTATGACATGCGAAAACAGTTGCGGCTTTGGGATCAACTTCGCCAAGCGCTGCACAAGCTATCCAAAAAAGAGACCACGCAAGCTCCGCCCGGTGTGCAACCAAAGCAAGTAAAACACGGAACACCATCTTACGGCTGGCTGTGGCTCGTATTGCTTGTTGCGCTGATGAACACAGGGTTTGGATGGTTTCTGTGGAAAAGGCAATCGCGGAGCAAACAAAGCTCGCTCGGGCAGCAAAGAAGCGGCATTTTGTTCTACCAAAAAATCGATAAATGGCTCAAAGAGCAGGGAAATCCGCGCCCTGCCCACCGTACCCCAAGCGAACATGCCCTCTATCTTCAGAGCATTGGATTTGCGCGCGCAGAAACGGTATGTAAACTCACTGAACGTTACCTTCTGGCACGCTACGAGGGCCAGTCGCTGTCACTGCAGGAGCAAAAAGGACTTCTTCGAACTCTCGATCCTTAGTCTGTACCATGAGTAAATTTGCAACGCGCGCCAAACGCTTTTTTTCGGAGCGACAATACCCCGCGGTGGTACGCACTTGCCGAGAGGGGTTGCTTGAAAACTCGCGAGATGATGAGCTGCGTTTGCTGCTGGGCATGGCTCTTATTTATCTAAGCCGATTCCACGAAGCTCAAACAGAGATGAAGACTTTGATTGAGCACGGAACGCGAGATCACATAGTGTTTCGTGTACTCGGCGAAAGCCAGATCAATCTTGGACAAATTTCAGAAGGACTTCGTTCGCTGAAACTTGCCCTTAACCTCAAACCTGATGATTCCATCACAGAAGATTTACTGGATCACGGCAGAGAGAACTATCCGGACATCTGGCACAAAGTAGACGCGGAATCACTTACCATTGAGGATCGGCTAATCGACATACAGGCTTCCGAACGCACCCAAGTGGATCAAGCTCCGCAAAGCGCGGCTGCGGCCATGGCCAGTCCGCCCATCGTTCGCGAGACACGCCCTTACGCATCATCAAAGAACACGCAGCAGTTTTATGATGATGAAGATGCCCAAACTCTGGCCCGTGAAGCTCCTAGTGCAGAACTTCCAATGGCCAAAATTTCTTCGGATGAAGTAACCACGGCTAAAAATCCAGACGAGATGTTGACCATCGACAAACAACTGTCGAGCTCAGCGATCTCACCTCCGCCCCGAGCAAAAGGTTCGCTTGAAAACCCACACTGGCTGGAAGATGCGAAGGTGAGTTACCTTGTTCGAAGCAAGGATTTTTTCATTCGTCTTAAATCAAAGCTAAGCTTTTTGGCTGAATGGAAAAAGCGCGTTAAGGCTCCTTGGAACCGAACCATGGTGTTCACCTTTTCTGCAATCACGACCCTCTTGCTTTTGGCAAGCGTGGGCGCGTTTTTTGCCTTTCAAAGTTACGTGCAAAGACACTCCTTCGGGCAGGCTATGCAAATCGTGCAACGGGCAAGCGATAACGGCGACAAGCCGACCATTGAAGATGCCTTAAGTGCCTTGAATGCGCTCAACTCAGGAAGAAACGAAGTGCTGGCCATCAAGGCACGACTTTTCGCCACTTTACAACTCGAACACGGAGAAGATCAGCGTCATCAGATACAGGAGATGCTCGCAAGCCTTGGAAGCCGCGGTAAGGCCCTTGCCGACGCTCGCGTGGCGCTCTCTTACCTTTATCTTTCAAAAGGAGAAGTGATTGCTGCACGAAGCATTGTAGCCAATGCTTCAGCGCACGCTGAGCTTGAGCAAGCCGCTGAGGTCGCGCGCGCGCGCAGTCTCACTGCGCAAGCGGCCGGAGACACAACCCGCGCAGAGCTTGATGCCCGTGCAGCCGCTTTGAAGCGCAAAACATCTCCTCGACACGGGGCACTTGCAGCATGGCTTACGGCGCTTAACGGCGATAGCAGCGAAGCTTTAGCCAAACTGTCTGAAATTCCGGATGCACGACGCTCTCCAGAAGTTCGGGTAACACGTGCCAAAATTATCATGCGCTTCGGATCCAATCCACAAGCTGCCAGCAGCGAGGCCGATGAAGTATTGCAAGCTCTTTCTTCGATTGCCTCTCCCATGCAAAAGGCCTGGGCTCATTTAATAAAAGCAAAGCTAGCCTTAGACCAAGGACAAACACGCGTTGCCCTCAGGCACGCCACACAAGCTGCACGCCGTGGCCCCCAGTGGCAAGACGAGTTTGGCCTTAGCCTTGGGGAGGTTTTGGTTCGGGTTGGCGCCGTAGAACGAGCCAACGAAGTTCTCAAACACCTTCCTAATCTTGCAACCATGCCAGAGCGGCGAGCACAACTCCGTGTTGAGGTCGCGCTCAGTCTGGACGATCTTGAAAGAGCACAAGGCGCACTTTTAGCTGCTGGTCAAGGCATGAGAGCCAAAGTGCTGCGCGCTAAACTTTACGAGCTGCAACACGCTTATCCTGAAGCTATATCTCTATACGAACAGGCCATCAACGATAAGAACGAGGGCTCATGGGCTCTTTTGCAACTTGCGGCACTTGAAATGAAACGAGGTAGGGCTTCTCGCGCTATCAAATTGCTCCACGATGGCCTTAGTAAACAACCCGGTCAGCTTCAGATGCTAATGATGTTGGTTCAGGCTCAAATCGAGACTGGATCCCTTCGAGCTGCGGAAAAAAGCCTATCGGAGGGAATGAGTTTTTTCCCCGCCTCGCCTCAACTTCTTTCACTCAAAGCACTCGTTGCGTTAAGGAATGGGAAGATACACGAGGCTTTAGCCAATGCCAAAGCCGCCGTGGAAAGAGATCCCAACGATATTTCGCTCCAGATGCAATACGGCAAAATGGCACTTGCCATGGCCAAACTTCCGGAAGCACGCGCTGCGTTTTCGAAGGCTTTGGAGATCTCGGTCCACCACAACGAGGCTTGGCTCGGACTAGCACGCGTTGAAGCGACTTCCGGCAATTTTGATGCAGCATTGAATATTTTGCACAAAATAAAGGATAAAGCTGCTGACGACCCATCTTTTTTGGACGCTGAAGCTACTGTTTTGGTTCTGATCGGAGCAGGACATTCGGGTGCAGAGACACTATCGAGTTATCAAACCAAAAATGCTCATGTTTGGACATCGCTTGCTTTTCTTTGGCTTCAAAGTGAACAGTATGCGCAAGCCAATTCCGCTTTTACGCAGGCGATACGCATGGACCCAAATCAAGCTAATGCATGGGTGGGTTACGCAATGCTTTCTGTTGTTGAAGGCAAACTGGCTCAAGCTCGACGCTTTAGTGCAAGAGCTGAGCAATTGCTAAGGAACAAATCAGATGCTTCAGCCTTGGCGCGTGTATTGGCGGTACGTGCACGCCTTGCTTTCGAGCTGGGTGATTTTCGTAGCGCACAACAACTAAGCAACAAGGCTATCGAATACGATCCCAATTGCAGTTGGGCACATCTCGCACTCGCTCTTGTTGCTACCGAGCGCCACAGTGATAGCAAGGCATCTCTTGAATCAGCCGCAATGGCGACTGTGCCTCTGGCTGAGGTTTTCTCGATGTTGGCTCGAGAAGAAAATTCTCGTATGCGGCGTTGCGATCTAGCGCGACGCTATCTAAGTACTGCCCCAACCGGAGCCGACGCCGCCCAGATGCAAACCCTTGCTAAGAGCTGCTCTTGATAACCTGAGATTCGGAACACGGCACTAAGCGCCTAGCAGACCTAGCTTCCAAACAATCACGCCAATAGCAGCAAGCAAAACGACTACCATCACCGCGAGTACTCCCATATTTTTGCCTTTAGCGTCTGCTCGAGCACTGGGACGTTTTGATGGCGGCCTAGAAAGATTAACAGGCGCCGGTGGCGTGAACGCCTTACCGGTGGTGTTCGTCTCATCTTCAAGCAAGCCCGCCAGTCCTTCTACTTTTACGTCTCTCATGGGGAAGGGTGGCGCCGAAGATTTCCTCGAGGGATCGTCATCAAGAAGGTTTTCGCCCCAATCGCGTGTGTCGATGTGACCGCCACCGGCGGCGCCGGGTTTCAGGCTTCGTGAAGCCGCCTCAAACAACCTCGAGTCAAGTGGAATGGCTCCTGTATCGGAATTGCTTGGTTCAGCCACACCAATATCGGCAAGTGGATCAGAGAGATTATCTAGCGAAGTAAACTTTTGAAGCTCGTCTTGGATGAGGCGGTCAATTGCGCCTGCAGTAGGCACAGAAGGACGTGTTTGAGGGCTAAGCGATGTCGTATTGTTAACCAGATTTGCTATATCGTAAGACGTAACTTTTCGCTGATGACTAAACAAATAACCTGCTAGCGCATCACCCATGTCACGCGCACTTAAAAAACGCTCATCGGGATTGCGAGCCAACGAACGTTGAACGAGTTCATCTAAGGCAGAGTCAACTTCCGGGTTAAGCCTGCACAAGCTTGGCACCTGCGCCTGTTGTACAAGTTTGATGGTTTGGTAGTCGCTCTCTCCTACAAAAAGCCGTCGGCCCGCCAGCATTTCCCAAAGGATCACACCAAGCGCAAAGAGATCCGCTCGTGCATCCACTTCTTTACCGTAGGCTGCTTCAGGAGACAAATAACTAAACTTTCCCTTCACAACACCAGGGTCGGTTTTTTCAAGCTGTGTAGTGGCTTTGGCTAAACCAAAGTCGGTGAGTTTAATCTCGCCACGCCGAGTGATCATAATGTTTGGCGGAGAAACGTCACGATGAACAAGATGGACAGGGTTTCCGTCTTCATCAATGAGCTCATGCGCATAGCTAAGACCACGACAGGCTTCCATGCAAATATAAATTGCTTCATTGGTGGGAATGGGGCGGCGTTGTTTGCGGAGATCTTCAATGATACGCCGAAGGTTTGTACCTTCAACATACTCCATGACAATAAAGAAAGTCGAGTCTGCCGCACCGATGTCGAAGACGCTTACAATGTTTGCGTGATTGAGCCGGGCTCCAAGGCGAGCTTCATCGAGAAACATTTTGATGAATTTTTTGTTTTGAGCCAGATGAGGGAGCACACGTTTGATTGCCACAGGCTTTTAAAGCCCTGGACACTAATAGCCACGCCTCGGAATACTTCCGCCATGCCGCCCGCTTCGAGGCGCTCGAGGACCTTGTAACGCTGCTCGGCCATACCTTCCGCTATCCTTCCAAAACAAGTAGACTTGCCAGAAGATGATTGTTCATTGCTTCATTGGCATTTTCTGCCTCGGACTTCTACCATAAAAATATACACACCGTGTCTACATCGCAAAAAGCTGTCCATATTGCACCATCCATTCTTGCTGCTGACTTCTCGCGTTTAGGCGAGGAAGTGCAAGCTGTACAGGCCGCAGGGGCCGACCGCATTCATATCGACGTGATGGACGGCCGCTTTGTCCCTAACTTGACCATTGGTCCTGCCGTAGTGCGTGCTTTACGGGAAAAAACCACGCTTCCCTTAGATGTACACCTGATGATTGTGGAGCCCGAAAAGCTAATTGCTGCCTTTGCTGATGCTGGAGCTGATTGTATTACGGTGCATATCGAGGCCTGTAACCATGCACATCGCATCCTGCAATCCATCCATTCACTGAACACAAAAGCAGGAATTGCATTGAATCCTCATACCCCAATTTCAGGTCTACAGTACCTACTTCCCGAACTCGATCTCGTCCTTGCCATGAGTGTTAATCCCGGGTTTGGTGGTCAGAGCTACATTCCCCAAATGACCAAAAAAATCAGGGATATCCGAGAGATGCTTGATGTCAGCGGCTTTTGCATCGATCTTGAGGTCGATGGCGGTATAAAAGAGAGTAACGCTCAGGAAGTGCTTTCAGCCGGCGCAAATGTTCTCGTGGCAGGAAGCGCTATATTCGGTAAGACTAACTACCCTGAAGCGATTCAAGCCATCCGAGGAGCGTAGTATTGTATAAAGAGAGCACTGGCGAAACAAAGGTTAGCTCAGAAAAGCATCCGCACGACGACCCAAAAGCTCGCTCCCTGCCTAAAAGCATTCTTCGCTCGATCTCTACCTCCGGGACTGAAAAAGAGTTCTCAATTGATAAACCCAAGATGACTGTTGGGCGAAGCACTGTCTGTGACATCACCATTGATGATCCAACTTTGAGCTCGATTCATTTTGAACTAGAAACTCAAGAAAATCATGTTGTCTTACGTGACAAAAACTCGACCAACGGAACTTATGTTGGCGAACTTTGTGTACGCGAAGTGACTCTTTATCCTGGCGTAACTATCCAAGCTGGCGATAGCAGTTTTGTATTTGAGCCCACGAGTGAAGTCGTAAAGATTGGTCTTTCATCTGAGCACCATTTTGGAGAACTGGTAGGAAAAAGCGGCGTTATGCGCGAAATATTCGCGTATTTGAGTAAAGCGGCCTCAACGGATATTTCGATTCTTATTGAGGGAGAAACCGGGACCGGCAAAGAACTTGCTGCGCGTGGTGTTCACGACAAATCATCGCGTAAAGATGGACCCTTTGTGGTTCAGGATTGTAGCGCCATTGCCTCGAACCTAATCGAAAGCACACTATTCGGTCACACCAAAGGAGCTTTCACGGGTGCTATCCACGATCAAATGGGTTGTTTTGAGCTTGCCAATGGGGGGACCTTATTTTTAGATGAAATAGGCGAGCTGGATCTTAGTCTTCAACCCAAACTGCTTCGTGCTCTCGAGCGCGGTGAATTTCGTCGTGTGGGCGGCAGCGTGACTGTTTCCGTTGATCTCCGAGTCATTGCAGCGACCAATCGTGATCTACGTGCCTTGGTTGCAAACGGCCAGTTCCGAGAAGATCTCTATTTCCGTCTTGCTGGGGTGACAGTGACTATGCCGCCATTACGCACCCGCAAAAGTGATCTTCCCATGCTTGTTCAAAAACTTCTGCGCGATATTCAATCTCAACAACGAACCCAAAAGAAAAAGATTGAAATTAACGAAGATG belongs to Myxococcales bacterium and includes:
- a CDS encoding DUF3488 domain-containing protein, which codes for MMQANPSALRFQDAHKLVTFMIAGLGLVALGIGDILSPLFKIFLFVAFIASWFVPRTWIRSTLYQKSWVGGLIALFAVQVLRGLSGQSLLMVTVEFSALLQISRLFNRRGAKEAQQVAVLAFLHLIAATVLTTSISYALVFAGFVFISPWMLSLSHLRAEVEAHYPDAEKHETDLLSSLDRTGVVSPRFLVGTAAMALPILIATGLFFFAFPRVGLGLFSFGYGKKQRVAGFGGEVDLGEFGAIRNDPTIVVRVFPGPKVQGIRAELLRLRGTSFDNYDGRRWRRTIQNTARAPHRSELYPIIGFPGSDALSLRLEIEPIEENVLFIPQNTVALRIAPQIRHGIEIYRQILRGSGLEFRYLNRQENVVRYEALVSPLLDVVDIEYLEEAERWKYLQVPEGHERLVAFAKELNKTHSSAQEKSKAIKEYLQDSRNFTYVAGAEQDPGDKPLEYFLFESHRGHCEYFAAALAIMLRAVNVPTRYVTGFLGGRRNDYGNYIAVRQGDAHSWVEAYIDNKGWILLDPTPAARGSVQVESGMMAQFRAMTDALRARWANHIVAYDMRKQLRLWDQLRQALHKLSKKETTQAPPGVQPKQVKHGTPSYGWLWLVLLVALMNTGFGWFLWKRQSRSKQSSLGQQRSGILFYQKIDKWLKEQGNPRPAHRTPSEHALYLQSIGFARAETVCKLTERYLLARYEGQSLSLQEQKGLLRTLDP
- a CDS encoding tetratricopeptide repeat protein, with the translated sequence MSKFATRAKRFFSERQYPAVVRTCREGLLENSRDDELRLLLGMALIYLSRFHEAQTEMKTLIEHGTRDHIVFRVLGESQINLGQISEGLRSLKLALNLKPDDSITEDLLDHGRENYPDIWHKVDAESLTIEDRLIDIQASERTQVDQAPQSAAAAMASPPIVRETRPYASSKNTQQFYDDEDAQTLAREAPSAELPMAKISSDEVTTAKNPDEMLTIDKQLSSSAISPPPRAKGSLENPHWLEDAKVSYLVRSKDFFIRLKSKLSFLAEWKKRVKAPWNRTMVFTFSAITTLLLLASVGAFFAFQSYVQRHSFGQAMQIVQRASDNGDKPTIEDALSALNALNSGRNEVLAIKARLFATLQLEHGEDQRHQIQEMLASLGSRGKALADARVALSYLYLSKGEVIAARSIVANASAHAELEQAAEVARARSLTAQAAGDTTRAELDARAAALKRKTSPRHGALAAWLTALNGDSSEALAKLSEIPDARRSPEVRVTRAKIIMRFGSNPQAASSEADEVLQALSSIASPMQKAWAHLIKAKLALDQGQTRVALRHATQAARRGPQWQDEFGLSLGEVLVRVGAVERANEVLKHLPNLATMPERRAQLRVEVALSLDDLERAQGALLAAGQGMRAKVLRAKLYELQHAYPEAISLYEQAINDKNEGSWALLQLAALEMKRGRASRAIKLLHDGLSKQPGQLQMLMMLVQAQIETGSLRAAEKSLSEGMSFFPASPQLLSLKALVALRNGKIHEALANAKAAVERDPNDISLQMQYGKMALAMAKLPEARAAFSKALEISVHHNEAWLGLARVEATSGNFDAALNILHKIKDKAADDPSFLDAEATVLVLIGAGHSGAETLSSYQTKNAHVWTSLAFLWLQSEQYAQANSAFTQAIRMDPNQANAWVGYAMLSVVEGKLAQARRFSARAEQLLRNKSDASALARVLAVRARLAFELGDFRSAQQLSNKAIEYDPNCSWAHLALALVATERHSDSKASLESAAMATVPLAEVFSMLAREENSRMRRCDLARRYLSTAPTGADAAQMQTLAKSCS
- a CDS encoding serine/threonine protein kinase codes for the protein MAIKRVLPHLAQNKKFIKMFLDEARLGARLNHANIVSVFDIGAADSTFFIVMEYVEGTNLRRIIEDLRKQRRPIPTNEAIYICMEACRGLSYAHELIDEDGNPVHLVHRDVSPPNIMITRRGEIKLTDFGLAKATTQLEKTDPGVVKGKFSYLSPEAAYGKEVDARADLFALGVILWEMLAGRRLFVGESDYQTIKLVQQAQVPSLCRLNPEVDSALDELVQRSLARNPDERFLSARDMGDALAGYLFSHQRKVTSYDIANLVNNTTSLSPQTRPSVPTAGAIDRLIQDELQKFTSLDNLSDPLADIGVAEPSNSDTGAIPLDSRLFEAASRSLKPGAAGGGHIDTRDWGENLLDDDPSRKSSAPPFPMRDVKVEGLAGLLEDETNTTGKAFTPPAPVNLSRPPSKRPSARADAKGKNMGVLAVMVVVLLAAIGVIVWKLGLLGA
- a CDS encoding ribulose-phosphate 3-epimerase, translating into MSTSQKAVHIAPSILAADFSRLGEEVQAVQAAGADRIHIDVMDGRFVPNLTIGPAVVRALREKTTLPLDVHLMIVEPEKLIAAFADAGADCITVHIEACNHAHRILQSIHSLNTKAGIALNPHTPISGLQYLLPELDLVLAMSVNPGFGGQSYIPQMTKKIRDIREMLDVSGFCIDLEVDGGIKESNAQEVLSAGANVLVAGSAIFGKTNYPEAIQAIRGA
- a CDS encoding sigma 54-interacting transcriptional regulator; the encoded protein is MYKESTGETKVSSEKHPHDDPKARSLPKSILRSISTSGTEKEFSIDKPKMTVGRSTVCDITIDDPTLSSIHFELETQENHVVLRDKNSTNGTYVGELCVREVTLYPGVTIQAGDSSFVFEPTSEVVKIGLSSEHHFGELVGKSGVMREIFAYLSKAASTDISILIEGETGTGKELAARGVHDKSSRKDGPFVVQDCSAIASNLIESTLFGHTKGAFTGAIHDQMGCFELANGGTLFLDEIGELDLSLQPKLLRALERGEFRRVGGSVTVSVDLRVIAATNRDLRALVANGQFREDLYFRLAGVTVTMPPLRTRKSDLPMLVQKLLRDIQSQQRTQKKKIEINEDALVRRRQYDWPGNVRELKNTLARGISMAKGVVLEGNDVTPILKQSIRPSPMALDIETLCQGELSFKIAKNQLVEAFEESYVQHMLELHDGNITKAAKASGLTRYHFRELAKRYSLKK